The following are from one region of the Flavimobilis soli genome:
- the atpB gene encoding F0F1 ATP synthase subunit A, whose translation MLAAGDGGFHVPTLADFFPGAILFEGTIFEFNRITLVRVIATLVLVTIFAIGARRARLVPGRFQGGLEMILDFVRVSIAEDIIGKKNARKHVSLLTIIFLAVFAMNITGIVPGLNIAGSSLIGFPIVLALVSYVAFIAAGIRKQGGLHYFKSSLFPSGVPWPIYFILTPIEIISTFILRPATLAVRLLVNMVAGHLLLVLCFAATHYLFLEAAGAIKAVGAVTLAAGLAFTGFELFIAALQAYIFTLLTAVYINLSEEAH comes from the coding sequence GTGCTCGCCGCCGGCGACGGGGGCTTCCATGTCCCCACGCTCGCCGACTTCTTCCCGGGCGCCATCCTGTTCGAGGGAACGATCTTCGAGTTCAACCGGATCACCCTGGTCCGTGTGATCGCGACGCTCGTCCTCGTGACGATCTTCGCGATCGGTGCTCGCCGGGCGCGACTCGTGCCCGGGCGCTTCCAGGGTGGGCTCGAGATGATCCTGGACTTCGTCCGCGTCTCCATCGCTGAGGACATCATCGGCAAGAAGAACGCGCGCAAGCACGTTTCTCTGCTGACGATCATCTTCCTCGCGGTGTTCGCGATGAACATCACGGGCATCGTCCCCGGCCTGAACATTGCCGGGTCCTCGCTCATCGGCTTCCCGATCGTCCTCGCGCTCGTCTCGTACGTCGCGTTCATCGCCGCGGGCATCCGCAAGCAGGGCGGCCTGCACTACTTCAAGAGCTCGCTCTTCCCGTCCGGCGTGCCGTGGCCGATCTACTTCATCCTGACGCCGATCGAGATCATCTCGACGTTCATCCTGCGGCCGGCGACGCTCGCCGTCCGTCTCCTGGTGAACATGGTCGCCGGGCACCTGCTCCTCGTCCTCTGCTTCGCCGCGACGCACTACCTCTTCCTCGAGGCTGCCGGCGCGATCAAGGCGGTCGGCGCGGTCACCCTCGCCGCAGGGCTCGCCTTCACGGGCTTCGAGCTCTTCATCGCAGCGCTGCAGGCGTACATCTTCACGCTGCTCACGGCGGTCTACATCAATCTGTCCGAGGAAGCCCACTGA
- the atpE gene encoding ATP synthase F0 subunit C codes for MSNLAEITGNIATVGYGLAALGPGIGLGIMVAKTQEATARQPEVAGALRTNMFIGLATIEALGLIGFAAGFVF; via the coding sequence ATCTCGAACCTCGCTGAGATCACGGGCAACATCGCGACCGTCGGCTACGGCCTCGCGGCGCTCGGCCCGGGCATCGGCCTCGGCATCATGGTCGCCAAGACGCAGGAGGCCACGGCTCGCCAGCCTGAGGTCGCCGGCGCGCTGCGCACCAACATGTTCATCGGTCTGGCCACGATCGAGGCCCTCGGCCTCATCGGCTTCGCCGCTGGCTTCGTCTTCTGA
- a CDS encoding F0F1 ATP synthase subunit B, with product MLTATILAAEGSEQSILRPATYDIVWSAVCFVIIAFVLGKLVLPVFNRILDERTEKIEAGLAFADTAKEQAEASAAEQERLLLEARTEAARVRDDARSEANQIVVEAREKASQEAARLLETAKRQIEAERQAAAVSLRADVGALATELASKIVGESLDDVARQSRVVDRFLDELESSALSGTVKEK from the coding sequence GTGCTCACCGCAACGATCCTGGCAGCCGAGGGCTCGGAGCAGTCGATCCTGCGCCCTGCCACGTACGACATCGTCTGGTCGGCCGTCTGCTTCGTCATCATCGCCTTCGTCCTCGGCAAGCTCGTCCTCCCGGTCTTCAACCGGATCCTCGACGAGCGCACCGAGAAGATCGAGGCCGGTCTCGCCTTCGCCGACACGGCGAAGGAGCAGGCGGAAGCTTCGGCCGCCGAGCAGGAGCGTCTGCTCCTCGAGGCGCGCACCGAGGCTGCTCGGGTGCGTGACGACGCCCGCAGCGAGGCGAACCAGATCGTCGTCGAGGCTCGTGAGAAGGCCTCGCAGGAGGCCGCGCGCCTCCTCGAGACCGCGAAGCGCCAGATCGAGGCCGAGCGTCAGGCGGCTGCCGTCTCGCTCCGCGCCGACGTCGGTGCGCTCGCGACCGAGCTCGCCTCGAAGATCGTCGGCGAGTCGCTCGACGACGTGGCGCGCCAGTCGCGTGTCGTCGACCGCTTCCTCGACGAGCTCGAGTCGTCTGCTCTGTCCGGAACCGTCAAGGAGAAGTGA
- a CDS encoding F0F1 ATP synthase subunit delta, with the protein MRGTSQRSLSTVWSGFEPVLTAAGDDASVIGEQLFAVLDALDSSKALVRALADPARPGDSKVALVRQVLGNGFDQRVVDAVAGLVVERWTADDDLVEAVEHLAVASLLVSARTRGQLQVVEDELFTIMRSLLGSREARSALSAPGVTTEDRVRLLDSVLAGRGDEVTQRLARRATSHPRGRRFVATLTWYSSIAAELRDRLVAVVTASQPFSEAQLDRLGRILAQAYGKEVQLNFTVDPAVIGGLHIQVGDDVVDATVLSRMTDARRRMAS; encoded by the coding sequence ATGCGGGGTACCAGCCAGCGATCGCTGTCGACCGTGTGGTCGGGCTTCGAGCCCGTCCTCACCGCGGCCGGCGACGATGCGAGCGTGATCGGGGAGCAGCTGTTCGCCGTCCTCGACGCGCTCGACTCCTCGAAGGCGCTCGTCCGCGCCCTCGCTGACCCGGCACGTCCGGGGGACAGCAAGGTCGCGCTCGTCCGCCAGGTCCTCGGCAACGGCTTCGACCAGCGTGTGGTCGACGCCGTCGCGGGCCTCGTCGTGGAGCGCTGGACGGCCGACGACGACCTCGTGGAAGCCGTCGAGCACCTCGCCGTCGCCTCGCTGCTGGTCTCGGCCCGTACCCGCGGGCAGCTCCAGGTGGTCGAGGACGAGCTGTTCACGATCATGCGGTCGCTGCTCGGCTCGCGTGAGGCACGCTCGGCGCTCAGCGCGCCGGGAGTCACGACCGAGGACCGCGTGCGGCTCCTCGACTCGGTCCTCGCGGGCCGCGGTGACGAGGTGACGCAGCGGCTCGCACGCCGAGCCACGAGCCACCCCCGTGGTCGCCGCTTCGTCGCGACGCTCACGTGGTACTCGAGCATCGCCGCGGAGCTCCGCGACCGCCTGGTCGCCGTCGTGACCGCGAGCCAGCCCTTCTCGGAGGCGCAGCTCGACCGGCTCGGCCGCATCCTCGCGCAGGCGTACGGCAAGGAGGTGCAGCTCAACTTCACGGTGGACCCCGCCGTGATCGGCGGCCTGCACATCCAGGTCGGCGACGACGTCGTGGACGCGACCGTCCTGAGCAGGATGACCGACGCGCGACGCCGGATGGCGAGCTAG
- the atpA gene encoding F0F1 ATP synthase subunit alpha translates to MAELTIRPEEIRAALDSFVKSYEPQKTVTEEVGRVTLAADGIAQVEGLPGVMANELVRFEDGTLGLALNLDVREIGVVILGEFTGIEEGQTVHRTGEVLSVPVGEGYLGRVVDPLGQPIDGLGEIATEGRRALELQAPGVMARKSVHEPLQTGLKAIDAMIPIGRGQRQLIIGDRQTGKTAIAIDTIINQKANWDSGDPDKQVRCIYVAIGQKGSTIASVRGALEDAGALEYTTIVAAPASDPAGFKYLAPYTGSAIGQHWMYQGKHVLIVFDDLSKQAEAYRAVSLLLRRPPGREAYPGDVFYLHSRLLERCAKLSDELGAGSMTGLPVIETKANDVSAYIPTNVISITDGQIFLQSDLFNADQRPAVDVGISVSRVGGSAQIKAMKKVSGTLKLDLAQYRSLEAFAMFASDLDSASKAQLTRGARLMELLKQGQYSPYPVEDQVASIWAGTKGKLDDVPIEDVRRFESELLDHLRRNTDVLTTIATTGKLEGDTEEALAAAVDTFRSGFLKADGTPLIGQADDEDEAAPVEQEQIVRQKKA, encoded by the coding sequence ATGGCTGAGCTGACGATCCGGCCCGAGGAGATCCGGGCTGCGCTGGACAGCTTCGTGAAGTCCTACGAGCCCCAGAAGACCGTGACCGAAGAGGTCGGTCGCGTCACCCTTGCGGCTGACGGCATCGCCCAGGTCGAGGGCCTGCCCGGCGTCATGGCGAACGAGCTCGTGCGGTTCGAGGACGGCACCCTGGGTCTCGCCCTCAACCTCGACGTCCGCGAGATCGGCGTCGTGATCCTCGGCGAGTTCACGGGCATCGAGGAGGGTCAGACGGTCCACCGCACGGGCGAGGTCCTCTCGGTCCCCGTCGGCGAGGGCTACCTGGGCCGCGTCGTCGACCCGCTCGGTCAGCCGATCGACGGCCTCGGCGAGATCGCGACCGAGGGCCGCCGCGCCCTCGAGCTCCAGGCGCCGGGCGTCATGGCCCGCAAGTCGGTCCACGAACCGCTGCAGACCGGCCTCAAGGCGATCGACGCGATGATCCCGATCGGTCGCGGCCAGCGTCAGCTCATCATCGGTGACCGCCAGACCGGCAAGACGGCGATCGCGATCGACACGATCATCAACCAGAAGGCCAACTGGGACTCGGGCGACCCCGACAAGCAGGTCCGCTGCATCTACGTCGCGATCGGCCAGAAGGGCTCGACGATCGCGTCGGTCCGCGGTGCGCTCGAGGACGCCGGTGCGCTCGAGTACACGACGATCGTCGCCGCCCCCGCCTCTGACCCGGCTGGCTTCAAGTACCTCGCGCCGTACACGGGCTCGGCCATCGGCCAGCACTGGATGTACCAGGGCAAGCACGTCCTCATCGTCTTCGACGACCTGTCCAAGCAGGCTGAGGCCTACCGTGCGGTGTCGCTGCTCCTGCGGCGTCCGCCGGGCCGCGAGGCCTACCCGGGTGACGTCTTCTACCTGCACTCCCGCCTGCTCGAGCGTTGCGCGAAGCTCTCGGACGAGCTCGGCGCGGGCTCGATGACCGGCCTGCCCGTCATCGAGACGAAGGCGAACGACGTCTCGGCGTACATCCCGACGAACGTCATCTCGATCACCGACGGCCAGATCTTCCTCCAGTCCGACCTCTTCAACGCTGACCAGCGTCCTGCGGTCGACGTCGGTATCTCGGTCTCGCGAGTCGGTGGCTCGGCGCAGATCAAGGCCATGAAGAAGGTCTCCGGCACGCTCAAGCTCGACCTCGCGCAGTACCGCTCGCTCGAGGCCTTCGCGATGTTCGCGTCCGACCTCGACTCGGCCTCCAAGGCGCAGCTCACTCGTGGTGCCCGCCTCATGGAGCTGCTCAAGCAGGGCCAGTACTCGCCGTACCCGGTCGAGGACCAGGTCGCGTCGATCTGGGCCGGTACCAAGGGCAAGCTGGACGACGTCCCGATCGAGGACGTCCGCCGGTTCGAGTCGGAGCTGCTCGACCACCTGCGCCGCAACACCGACGTCCTGACGACCATCGCGACCACGGGCAAGCTCGAGGGGGACACCGAGGAGGCGCTCGCCGCCGCCGTCGACACGTTCCGCTCCGGCTTCCTCAAGGCCGACGGCACCCCGCTCATCGGCCAGGCCGACGACGAGGACGAGGCGGCGCCGGTCGAGCAGGAGCAGATCGTCCGCCAGAAGAAGGCCTGA
- a CDS encoding F0F1 ATP synthase subunit gamma translates to MAGQQRVYRQRIRSTQSLKKIFRAMELIAASRIGKARNRVAAATPYSEALTRALSAAASHAHVDHPLLTERTDTNRVAVLLVTSDRGMAGAYSASVIREAERLIERLKSEGKEVDLYVAGRRGLQYFSFRGHELAGEWSGDSDAPTVEVANEIADRLLAAFRAPAEEGGVGELHVVYTQFVNMVTQRPRVIRLLPLEVVEGVEEPGEHDALPLYEFEPSADAVLDALLPRYVRRRIFAALLQAAASELAARQRAMHTATDNAEDLIRTYTRLANSARQAEITQEISEIVSGADALAAS, encoded by the coding sequence ATGGCGGGTCAGCAGCGCGTCTACCGGCAGCGGATCCGGTCGACCCAGTCGCTGAAGAAGATCTTCCGCGCGATGGAGCTCATCGCAGCCTCGCGCATCGGCAAGGCACGGAACCGCGTCGCAGCAGCGACCCCGTACTCGGAGGCGCTCACGCGTGCGCTGTCCGCTGCGGCGTCGCACGCTCACGTCGACCACCCGCTCCTGACGGAGCGGACCGACACGAATCGCGTCGCCGTGCTCCTCGTCACCTCCGACCGCGGCATGGCGGGCGCCTACTCGGCGAGCGTCATCCGCGAGGCGGAGCGGCTGATCGAGCGCCTGAAGTCCGAGGGCAAGGAGGTCGACCTCTACGTCGCCGGACGCCGCGGTCTCCAGTACTTCTCGTTCCGCGGGCACGAGCTCGCGGGCGAGTGGTCCGGCGACTCCGACGCTCCGACCGTCGAGGTCGCCAACGAGATCGCCGACCGGCTCCTGGCGGCGTTCCGCGCTCCGGCCGAGGAGGGCGGCGTCGGCGAGCTGCACGTCGTGTACACGCAGTTCGTCAACATGGTCACGCAGCGTCCCCGCGTCATCCGTCTCCTGCCGCTCGAGGTCGTCGAGGGCGTCGAGGAGCCCGGCGAGCACGACGCGCTCCCGCTCTACGAGTTCGAGCCGTCCGCCGACGCGGTGCTCGACGCTCTGCTCCCGCGGTACGTGCGGCGCCGCATCTTCGCCGCGCTGCTCCAGGCGGCTGCGTCCGAGCTGGCTGCCCGCCAGCGCGCGATGCACACCGCGACCGACAACGCCGAGGACCTGATCCGGACCTACACGCGCCTCGCCAACTCGGCGCGTCAGGCCGAGATCACGCAGGAGATCTCCGAGATCGTCTCCGGCGCAGACGCACTGGCGGCCTCATGA
- the atpD gene encoding F0F1 ATP synthase subunit beta, producing the protein MTATTVENGAAGAKTPGVGRVARVIGAVVDIEFPADQLPEMYNALQVDIDLSAQGEGEKTFTLNLEVAQHLGDSMVRAIALKPTDGLVRGAQVRDTGAPISVPVGDVTKGHVFDVTGEVLNAKPGEVIEVTERWPIHRTAPKFDQLESKTQMFETGIKSIDLLTPYVQGGKIGLFGGAGVGKTVLIQEMIYRVANNHNGVSVFAGVGERTREGNDLIDEMTESGVINQTALVFGQMDEPPGTRLRVALSALTMAEYFRDVQKQDVLLFIDNIFRFTQAGSEVSTLLGRMPSAVGYQPNLADEMGQLQERITSTRGHSITSLQAIYVPADDYTDPAPATTFAHLDATTELSREIASRGLYPAIDPLASTSRILDPRYVGQEHYDVATRVKSILQRNKELQDIIAILGVDELSEEDKTVVGRARRIQQFLSQNTYMAEQFTNVPGSTVPLSETIEAFKKIADGEFDHMSEQAFFNIGGLEDLERNWARIQKEYGV; encoded by the coding sequence ATGACTGCCACCACTGTTGAGAACGGTGCCGCAGGCGCCAAGACGCCCGGAGTCGGTCGCGTCGCCCGTGTCATCGGCGCGGTCGTGGACATCGAGTTCCCCGCGGACCAGCTCCCGGAGATGTACAACGCGCTCCAGGTCGACATCGACCTGTCCGCGCAGGGTGAGGGCGAGAAGACCTTCACGCTGAACCTCGAGGTGGCCCAGCACCTGGGTGACTCGATGGTCCGCGCGATCGCGCTCAAGCCGACGGACGGCCTCGTCCGCGGCGCGCAGGTCCGTGACACCGGCGCCCCGATCTCCGTCCCCGTCGGCGACGTCACCAAGGGCCACGTCTTCGACGTGACCGGCGAGGTGCTCAACGCCAAGCCGGGCGAGGTCATCGAGGTCACCGAGCGCTGGCCCATCCACCGCACCGCCCCGAAGTTCGACCAGCTCGAGTCGAAGACGCAGATGTTCGAGACGGGCATCAAGTCGATCGACCTTCTCACCCCGTACGTGCAGGGTGGAAAGATCGGCCTCTTCGGTGGTGCTGGCGTCGGCAAGACGGTCCTGATCCAGGAGATGATCTACCGCGTCGCGAACAACCACAACGGTGTCTCCGTGTTCGCCGGTGTCGGCGAGCGCACGCGTGAGGGCAACGACCTCATCGACGAGATGACCGAGTCGGGCGTCATCAACCAGACCGCGCTCGTCTTCGGCCAGATGGACGAGCCGCCGGGCACGCGTCTGCGCGTCGCCCTCTCGGCCCTGACGATGGCCGAGTACTTCCGTGACGTGCAGAAGCAGGACGTGCTCCTGTTCATCGACAACATCTTCCGCTTCACGCAGGCGGGCTCCGAGGTCTCGACCCTCCTGGGTCGCATGCCCTCGGCGGTCGGCTACCAGCCGAACCTCGCCGACGAGATGGGTCAGCTCCAGGAGCGCATCACGTCGACCCGCGGCCACTCGATCACGTCGCTGCAGGCCATCTACGTGCCCGCTGACGACTACACCGACCCGGCCCCGGCCACCACGTTCGCGCACCTCGACGCGACGACCGAGCTCAGCCGTGAGATCGCCTCGCGCGGTCTCTACCCGGCCATCGACCCGCTCGCCTCGACGTCCCGCATCCTCGACCCGCGCTACGTGGGCCAGGAGCACTACGACGTCGCGACCCGCGTGAAGTCGATCCTGCAGCGCAACAAGGAGCTCCAGGACATCATCGCGATCCTCGGTGTCGACGAACTCTCGGAAGAGGACAAGACCGTCGTCGGTCGCGCCCGCCGCATCCAGCAGTTCCTCTCGCAGAACACCTACATGGCCGAGCAGTTCACGAACGTGCCCGGCTCGACCGTCCCGCTGTCGGAGACGATCGAGGCGTTCAAGAAGATCGCTGACGGCGAGTTCGACCACATGTCCGAGCAGGCGTTCTTCAACATCGGTGGCCTCGAGGACCTCGAGCGCAACTGGGCCCGGATCCAGAAGGAGTACGGCGTCTGA
- a CDS encoding F0F1 ATP synthase subunit epsilon produces MAELTVDIVAADRHVWSGEARSVVAPAHDGEVGILAGHTPLLALLKDGTVRVTPANGATVSIAVAGGFVSVDSDRVTVVADSAEQPVAG; encoded by the coding sequence GTGGCAGAGCTCACCGTCGACATCGTCGCGGCTGACCGGCACGTGTGGTCGGGCGAGGCGCGAAGCGTCGTCGCCCCCGCGCACGACGGCGAGGTCGGCATCCTCGCCGGGCACACGCCGCTCCTCGCGCTGCTCAAGGACGGCACCGTCCGCGTGACGCCCGCGAACGGCGCTACGGTCTCCATCGCGGTGGCCGGCGGCTTCGTCTCGGTCGACTCCGACCGGGTGACCGTCGTCGCGGACTCCGCCGAGCAGCCGGTCGCCGGCTGA
- a CDS encoding DUF2550 domain-containing protein: MTYVGWIFAILAALVLVVAFFVGSRQRSLGHRVGSFECSVVPVGPSHPAPVKGIAHYGVGRLDWWRRWSLSPRPAESWSRGALEVVSRDLVEGDDEQYVVRCSYQGDELVLIMSVQAYAGLTSWLESAPPSSHGAVA; the protein is encoded by the coding sequence ATGACGTACGTGGGTTGGATCTTCGCGATCCTTGCCGCGCTCGTCCTGGTGGTCGCCTTCTTCGTCGGGTCCCGCCAGAGGTCCCTCGGGCACCGGGTCGGGTCGTTCGAGTGCTCGGTCGTCCCCGTGGGGCCGAGCCATCCCGCGCCCGTCAAGGGGATCGCGCACTACGGCGTCGGTCGTCTCGACTGGTGGCGACGCTGGTCGCTCAGCCCGAGGCCAGCCGAGTCGTGGTCCCGCGGAGCGCTCGAGGTCGTCTCGCGTGACCTTGTCGAGGGCGACGACGAGCAGTACGTCGTCCGCTGCAGCTATCAGGGCGACGAGCTCGTCCTCATCATGTCCGTCCAGGCCTACGCAGGCCTCACGTCGTGGCTCGAGTCGGCGCCGCCGAGCTCCCACGGCGCCGTCGCCTAG
- the nucS gene encoding endonuclease NucS, translating into MRLVIAECSAHYTGRLSAHLPLARRLIVVKADGSVLLHSDGGSYKPLNWMSPPCAMAVRPADEAEAESGVTEIWTVQHAKSDDRLEIELHEVFHDSEHVLGIDPGLIKDGVEAHLQAMLAEQIEILGAGHTLVRREYMTAIGPVDILARDPQGAAVAVEIKRRAEIDGVEQLTRYLDLLNRDPLLAPVQGVLAAQEIKPQARVLAEDRGIRCVVLDYDAMRGVDDVDSRLF; encoded by the coding sequence GTGAGACTGGTGATCGCCGAGTGCTCGGCTCACTACACGGGCCGGCTCTCGGCTCACCTCCCGCTCGCCCGACGGCTCATCGTCGTCAAGGCTGACGGGAGCGTCCTGCTCCACTCGGACGGTGGCTCGTACAAGCCCTTGAACTGGATGAGCCCGCCCTGCGCGATGGCCGTCCGCCCGGCCGACGAGGCCGAGGCCGAGTCCGGGGTCACCGAGATCTGGACGGTCCAGCACGCGAAGAGCGACGACCGTCTCGAGATCGAGCTCCACGAGGTCTTCCACGACAGCGAGCACGTGCTCGGCATCGACCCCGGCCTCATCAAGGACGGCGTCGAGGCTCACCTCCAGGCGATGCTCGCCGAGCAGATCGAGATCCTCGGCGCGGGGCACACGCTCGTGCGCCGCGAGTACATGACGGCGATCGGGCCGGTCGACATCCTCGCCCGCGACCCGCAGGGCGCTGCTGTCGCGGTAGAGATCAAGCGCCGCGCGGAGATCGACGGGGTCGAGCAGCTCACGCGCTACCTCGACCTGCTCAACCGCGACCCGCTCCTGGCTCCCGTGCAGGGCGTCCTCGCCGCCCAGGAGATCAAGCCGCAGGCCCGCGTCCTCGCGGAGGACCGGGGCATCCGATGCGTCGTTCTCGACTACGACGCGATGCGCGGCGTGGACGACGTGGACTCGCGCCTCTTCTGA
- a CDS encoding extracellular solute-binding protein, with product MKKLNRRAGLVAALVAVPLALTACSGGGSDEAASGDGSLTIWHYESDASAMGQAWAKAIEIFKAEHPGVEVKVENQTFEAIQKNAKIVLTGNDVPDVMEYNKGNATAGQLASQGLLTSLTEDAEELGWGDKLASSLQTTARYDERGLMGGGEWYGVPNYGEYVSVFYNKDMFAEHGLEVPTTLAELESVMDTFVEAGITPLAEAGAEYPLGQLWYNLVLANADRQFVNDYQLFQNDVDFHGPAMQAGTEKLDAWIKAGYVADDVAGLTAEDMGTAFISGKYPMMVSGSWWFGRLVEEIQYDWGQFLFPGNSLHTGSSGNLWVVPENAKNKDLAVDFIDITLRPEVQNILGEKGGLPVAGDPAAISDPKTQEFTKAFADINATDGLAFYPDWPVAGYYDQIVSALQSLANQSKSPTEVLDQLRAPYVEGKADLLEG from the coding sequence ATGAAGAAGCTCAACCGACGCGCAGGGCTGGTCGCAGCCCTCGTCGCGGTGCCCCTGGCGCTGACCGCCTGCTCGGGCGGCGGCTCCGACGAGGCCGCGAGCGGTGACGGCTCGCTGACGATCTGGCACTACGAGTCCGACGCCTCCGCGATGGGGCAGGCGTGGGCGAAGGCGATCGAGATCTTCAAGGCCGAGCACCCCGGCGTGGAGGTCAAGGTCGAGAACCAGACGTTCGAGGCCATCCAGAAGAACGCCAAGATCGTGCTCACCGGCAACGACGTCCCCGACGTCATGGAGTACAACAAGGGCAACGCGACCGCCGGGCAGCTCGCCTCGCAGGGCCTGCTCACGTCGCTCACCGAGGACGCCGAGGAGCTCGGCTGGGGCGACAAGCTCGCCTCGTCGCTGCAGACCACCGCCCGGTACGACGAGCGCGGCCTCATGGGCGGCGGCGAGTGGTACGGCGTGCCGAACTACGGTGAGTACGTGTCGGTCTTCTACAACAAGGACATGTTCGCCGAGCACGGCCTCGAGGTCCCGACGACGCTCGCCGAGCTCGAGTCGGTCATGGACACGTTCGTCGAGGCGGGCATCACGCCGCTCGCGGAGGCCGGGGCCGAGTACCCGCTCGGACAGCTCTGGTACAACCTCGTGCTCGCGAACGCCGACCGCCAGTTCGTCAACGACTACCAGCTCTTCCAGAACGACGTCGACTTCCACGGCCCCGCCATGCAGGCCGGGACGGAGAAGCTCGACGCGTGGATCAAGGCGGGCTACGTGGCCGATGACGTCGCGGGCCTGACCGCCGAGGACATGGGCACCGCCTTCATCTCCGGCAAGTACCCGATGATGGTCTCCGGCTCGTGGTGGTTCGGCCGCCTCGTCGAGGAGATCCAGTACGACTGGGGCCAGTTCCTCTTCCCGGGCAACTCCCTGCACACCGGGTCGTCCGGCAACCTCTGGGTCGTCCCGGAGAACGCGAAGAACAAGGACCTCGCGGTCGACTTCATCGACATCACGCTGCGCCCCGAGGTGCAGAACATTCTCGGTGAGAAGGGCGGCCTCCCGGTCGCTGGCGACCCGGCGGCGATCAGCGACCCGAAGACGCAGGAGTTCACGAAGGCCTTCGCGGACATCAACGCCACCGACGGCCTCGCGTTCTACCCCGACTGGCCCGTCGCCGGCTACTACGACCAGATCGTCAGCGCGCTCCAGTCGCTCGCGAACCAGTCCAAGTCCCCGACCGAGGTCCTCGACCAGCTCAGGGCCCCGTACGTCGAGGGCAAGGCAGACCTGCTCGAGGGCTGA
- a CDS encoding carbohydrate ABC transporter permease, producing the protein MPAPTSAAGTREAQQDVPVRRPRRSWRPSPYWWYLLPGGIGFAAIIGVPFVLNIWYSLHRWKGGNAPKRFVGLENYQNLMQDEQFWLSFQNSVSMIVAMVIVPTLIGLVLAAVLFDYVGKHFGSRTASFLRATYYLPQILPVSVAGILWNWVLNSQTGAVNEILRGLGVDSPPNWLGDPGTAMPSVMLVLIWMQIGYPTVIFMSALQRVDPELYEAAELDGAGWWRRFRAITLPQIKPETFVVSLTCTIAALKVFAPIYVLTRGGPEASTLVPSYYSFLNFFDKSKVGYGSAIATVLTVVIIVVALVIQLFQNLSAKREEEGR; encoded by the coding sequence ATGCCAGCTCCTACTTCCGCCGCGGGCACGCGCGAGGCTCAGCAGGACGTCCCCGTCCGGCGGCCGCGCCGCTCCTGGCGGCCGTCGCCGTACTGGTGGTACCTGCTGCCGGGCGGCATCGGCTTCGCCGCGATCATCGGCGTGCCGTTCGTGCTGAACATCTGGTACTCCCTGCACCGCTGGAAGGGTGGCAACGCCCCCAAGCGGTTCGTCGGGCTCGAGAACTACCAGAACCTCATGCAGGACGAGCAGTTCTGGCTCTCCTTCCAGAACTCCGTGTCGATGATCGTCGCGATGGTGATCGTCCCGACCCTCATCGGCCTCGTGCTCGCCGCGGTGCTGTTCGACTATGTCGGCAAGCACTTCGGCTCGCGCACGGCGTCATTCCTCCGCGCGACCTACTACCTGCCGCAGATCCTCCCGGTGTCCGTCGCGGGCATCTTGTGGAACTGGGTGCTCAACTCCCAGACGGGCGCGGTCAACGAGATCCTCCGGGGTCTCGGCGTGGACAGCCCGCCGAACTGGCTGGGCGACCCGGGCACGGCCATGCCGTCCGTGATGCTCGTCCTGATCTGGATGCAGATCGGCTACCCGACGGTCATCTTCATGTCGGCGCTGCAGCGCGTCGACCCTGAGCTGTACGAAGCGGCGGAGCTCGACGGCGCGGGCTGGTGGCGCCGGTTCCGCGCGATCACGCTCCCGCAGATCAAGCCTGAGACGTTCGTCGTCTCGCTCACGTGCACGATCGCGGCGCTCAAGGTGTTCGCGCCGATCTACGTCCTGACGCGTGGCGGGCCCGAGGCCTCGACGCTCGTGCCGTCGTATTACTCGTTCCTCAACTTCTTCGACAAGTCGAAGGTGGGCTACGGCTCGGCGATCGCGACGGTCCTCACGGTGGTCATCATCGTCGTCGCCCTCGTCATCCAGCTCTTCCAGAACCTGAGCGCCAAGCGTGAAGAGGAGGGCCGCTGA